A genomic window from Salvia miltiorrhiza cultivar Shanhuang (shh) chromosome 5, IMPLAD_Smil_shh, whole genome shotgun sequence includes:
- the LOC130985342 gene encoding uncharacterized protein At3g06530-like — translation MEECFRNYKNDLFSFQSKELDRELATPVKKIQTSQHVTGFCTAVIFEVLGLVTVDSDIVKRILPYVSSGLQHGAKGLNQKASALMIVSLLPKRQLWHLMLLKACCIQWQTWLEQMQRKDVTCDGCACQL, via the exons ATGGAGGAGTGCTTTAGGAACTACAAGAATGATTTGTTCAGTTTCCAGAGCAAGGAGCTGGACAGGGAGTTG GCTACACCAGTCAAAAAGATCCAAACGTCACAGCATGTCACTGGCTTTTGTACGGCAGTTATTTTTGAGGTTTTAGGGCTTGTTACTGTTGATAGTGATATTGTTAAGAGGATTCTTCCATATGTGAGTTCTGGGTTGCAACATGGTGCAAAGGGATTGAATCAGAAG GCTTCAGCTCTAATGATTGTGAGTTTACTACCCAAAAGGCAGCTTTGGCACCTAATGTTGCTAAAAGCTTGTTGCATTCAGTGGCAGACATGGCTAGAACAGATGCAAAGGAAGGACGTGACATGCGATGGCTGCGCATGTCAGTTATGA
- the LOC130985226 gene encoding ABC transporter B family member 9-like isoform X1 → MANDLAAATTPSEKKEEEKVPYYKLFSFADKLDVLLMVVGAIAAIGNGVSQPLMTLIFGELVDSFGGGDKSSIVHAVSKVALKLVYLGIGAGVASLLQMMCWMVTGERQAARIRGLYLKTILRQDIEFFDTQTSTGEIIGRMSGDTILIQDAMGEKVGKFIQFVSTFVGGFLIAFCRGWLLAIVLCTCIPALCIAGAFSAVLMGKMATLGQAAYAEAGNVVEQTVGAIRTVQSYNGEKQAVDKYDSKLQIAYKATAKQGLASGTGFGCMLFVVFATYGLAVWYGGKLIITKGYSGGKVVNVIMSIMTGGIAIGQAFPCVSSFASGQAAAYKMFETINRKPKIDAGCSGIVLEDIKGEIELKDVYFRYPARPEVQIFRGFSIFIPSGKTAALVGQSGSGKSTVISLVERFYDPEAGEVLIDGVNLKQLKLKWIRGKIGLVSQEPILFATSMKDNILYGKEDATVEEVRRAIQLANAANFIDKLPQGLDTMVGEHGTQLSGGQKQRIAIARAILKDPKILLLDEATSALDAESERVVQEALDNVMTNRTTVVVAHRLTTIRNADMIAVVHLGKLVEQGTHDELMKDPEGAYTQLVRMQERAKETETSSSQEESPQVLERSLSRSERSLSRSDSQRLSMRKSTSNDSSRHSFSLYGVPNFDMRGIQPIEDDGEEPDADKLRKRKKVSIRRLAAMNKPEVPYLILGCVGAGVQGLVFPMFGLLLSTAIRIFFEPPNQLSKDSKFWALMMVVLGLSTLLALPVQNYFFGVAGGKLIQRIRSMSFKKVVHQEISWFDDPANSSGAIGARLSSDASTVRSLVGDALGLIAQNISTCIAGLVIAFTANWLLAIIILAALPFVGLQGFIQMKFYKGFSADAKVMYEEASQIANDAVSSIRTVASFSSEDKVMKMYEEKCEAPLNEGIKLGCFSGMGFGVGSLALYCAQAFCFYMGSILIEKNKASFGEVFKVFFALTMSATGISQASATAPDVNKVKDSAASIFELLDSKPKIDSSKEEGTTLASVRGEIELVHVSFKYPTRPDIPIFRDLCLSIPSGKSVALVGESGSGKSTVISLIERFYNPDSGQIFLDGVELRKFKLSWLRHQMGLVSQEPVLFNDTIRANIAYGKKGDVTEEEIINATKAANAHNFISGLPNGYDTTVGERGVQLSGGQKQRIAISRAILKDPRILLLDEATSALDTESERIVQDALDRVMVNRTTVVVAHRLTTIMGADIIAVVKNGVISEKGKHDVLMKIKGGVYASLVALHATSQ, encoded by the exons ATGGCCAACGATctggcggcggcgacgacgccATCTGAGAAGAAGGAGGAGGAGAAAGTGCCGTATTATAAACTGTTTTCTTTTGCAGACAAGCTTGATGTACTTCTAATGGTGGTCGGGGCAATCGCAGCCATCGGGAATGGGGTGTCGCAGCCGCTCATGACGCTTATTTTCGGCGAGTTGGTGGATTCCTTCGGCGGAGGTGATAAATCATCAATTGTGCATGCAGTTTCGAAG GTAGCGTTGAAATTGGTATACTTGGGCATCGGTGCTGGTGTTGCTTCACTTCTAC AGATGATGTGTTGGATGGTAACTGGAGAAAGACAGGCTGCTCGAATACGAGGGTTATACTTGAAAACTATATTAAGGCAGGATATCGAGTTCTTTGATACTCAAACATCAACGGGAGAGATCATTGGGAGAATGTCTGGTGATACGATCCTCATTCAAGATGCCATGGGCGAAAAA GTGGGAAAATTCATTCAATTTGTTTCGACATTCGTAGGAGGCTTTCTTATTGCTTTCTGTAGAGGATGGCTCCTAGCGATTGTGTTGTGTACGTGCATTCCTGCACTTTGTATAGCAGGAGCATTTTCAGCTGTACTCATGGGGAAGATGGCAACCCTCGGACAAGCTGCTTATGCCGAGGCTGGAAATGTAGTTGAACAAACAGTTGGAGCAATTAGGACG GTTCAATCCTACAATGGCGAGAAACAAGCAGTGGATAAGTATGACAGTAAACTGCAGATTGCTTATAAGGCTACTGCGAAACAAGGGCTAGCTTCGGGCACCGGATTTGGTTGCATGTTATTCGTTGTCTTTGCCACATATGGACTTGCAGTTTGGTATGGAGGCAAACTGATAATAACCAAAGGATACAGTGGAGGGAAAGTTGTGAATGTTATCATGTCCATCATGACAGGAGGAAT AGCAATTGGTCAGGCTTTTCCGTGTGTAAGTTCCTTTGCATCAGGTCAAGCTGCTGCGTACAAGATGTTTGAGACCATCAACCGTAAACCAAAAATCGATGCTGGATGTAGTGGGATTGTTTTGGAAGATATCAAAGGTGAAATCGAGCTCAAAGATGTATATTTCAGATATCCAGCAAGGCCAGAAGTTCAGATATTTCGAGGATTCTCAATATTCATACCGAGTGGGAAGACAGCTGCATTGGTTGGACAGAGTGGAAGTGGAAAATCAACGGTGATTAGCTTGGTGGAGAGGTTTTATGATCCTGAAGCTGGAGAAGTACTGATTGATGGGGTTAACTTGAAGCAGTTGAAGTTGAAATGGATCAGAGGGAAGATTGGACTTGTGAGCCAGGAACCTATCTTGTTTGCTACCTCCATGAAGGACAACATACTATACGGAAAGGAAGATGCAACTGTTGAAGAAGTAAGAAGGGCCATTCAGCTTGCTAATGCTGCTAACTTCATTGACAAGTTACCA CAGGGTCTTGATACGATGGTGGGTGAACATGGCACCCAGTTGTCTGGAGGTCAGAAACAGAGGATTGCAATTGCTCGGGCCATCCTGAAAGATCCCAAAATTCTCCTTCTTGATGAAGCAACAAGTGCTCTGGATGCCGAATCAGAACGAGTAGTTCAGGAAGCACTTGACAATGTCATGACAAACCGTACAACGGTGGTGGTTGCACATCGTTTGACAACCATTAGGAATGCTGATATGATAGCCGTTGTGCATCTCGGGAAACTGGTAGAGCAAG GCACACATGATGAACTGATGAAAGATCCTGAGGGAGCTTATACGCAGCTTGTTCGCATGCAAGAACGGGCCAAAGAGACTGAAACTAGTTCTAGTCAAGAAGAGTCCCCTCAAGTCTTGGAGAGAAGCTTGAGCAGATCTGAGAGAAGCTTGAGCAGATCTGACAGCCAGAGACTTTCCATGCGCAAATCCACAAGCAATGACTCATCAAGGCATTCATTCTCACTTTACGGTGTTCCTAATTTTGACATGCGCGGGATCCAACCTATAGAAGACGACGGGGAGGAACCTGATGCAGACAAGTTGAGGAAACGCAAGAAAGTTTCTATCAGACGGCTAGCAGCAATGAACAAACCCGAAGTGCCATATTTGATACTTGGATGTGTAGGTGCAGGAGTGCAAGGTTTGGTTTTCCCAATGTTTGGGCTTTTGCTGTCAACAGCTATCAGAATTTTCTTCGAACCTCCGAATCAGCTCAGTAAGGATTCCAAATTCTGGGCACTTATGATGGTTGTGCTAGGCCTCAGTACTCTGCTGGCCCTTCCTGTACAGAATTACTTCTTCGGAGTTGCAGGTGGGAAGTTGATTCAAAGGATTCGTTCTATGTCGTTCAAGAAGGTCGTTCACCAAGAGATCAGTTGGTTTGATGATCCTGCAAATTCAAG TGGAGCAATTGGAGCTCGATTATCAAGTGATGCCTCCACTGTTAGAAGCTTGGTGGGGGATGCTTTGGGACTAATCGCCCAAAATATATCCACTTGTATAGCAGGTCTCGTCATCGCCTTCACTGCTAACTGGTTGCTGGCCATCATAATCTTAGCCGCCCTGCCTTTTGTTGGTTTACAAGGATTCATTCAGATGAAATTCTACAAAGGCTTCTCTGCTGATGCCAAG GTTATGTATGAAGAGGCTAGTCAAATAGCAAATGATGCTGTTAGCAGTATCAGAACAGTGGCTTCGTTCAGCTCTGAGGACAAGGTGATGAAGATGTACGAGGAAAAATGCGAGGCTCCTCTGAATGAAGGAATCAAGCTCGGATGTTTTAGTGGTATGGGTTTTGGTGTTGGTTCGTTGGCACTTTATTGCGCGCAGGCGTTCTGTTTCTACATGGGATCTATTcttattgaaaaaaacaaagcATCATTTGGAGAAGTATTCAAG GTTTTCTTCGCCCTAACCATGTCCGCCACTGGAATTTCCCAAGCTAGTGCTACAGCTCCGGATGTCAACAAAGTTAAAGACTCTGCTGCCTCTATATTTGAGTTACTTGACAGCAAACCTAAGATTGATTCAAGCAAAGAGGAAGGTACAACATTGGCTAGTGTTCGTGGTGAGATTGAGCTTGTACACGTGAGTTTCAAGTATCCCACACGACCTGATATTCCAATCTTCAGAGATTTATGCCTATCCATACCTTCTGGCAAG TCAGTTGCTCTTGTTGGAGAGAGCGGCAGTGGGAAATCAACTGTCATCTCGCTGATAGAGAGGTTCTACAATCCTGACTCGGGCCAGATTTTCTTGGACGGAGTTGAACTTAGGAAATTCAAGCTGAGTTGGCTGAGGCATCAGATGGGGTTGGTGAGCCAGGAGCCCGTGCTGTTCAACGACACAATCCGAGCCAATATCGCCTATGGGAAGAAGGGAGACGTAACCGAAGAAGAGATCATTAATGCAACAAAAGCTGCCAATGCTCACAACTTCATCTCCGGATTGCCAAATGGCTATGACACAACTGTTGGCGAGAGAGGCGTGCAGTTATCAGGCGGTCAGAAGCAACGGATTGCCATTTCTCGAGCCATACTGAAAGACCCCAGGATCCTTCTCCTTGATGAGGCGACAAGCGCCCTGGACACTGAGTCGGAAAGGATAGTGCAGGACGCGTTAGACAGAGTGATGGTGAACAGAACGACGGTCGTGGTAGCCCATCGTCTGACGACAATAATGGGGGCGGATATCATTGCTGTCGTCAAGAACGGAGTGATTTCTGAGAAGGGAAAGCATGATGTGCTGATGAAGATTAAAGGTGGAGTATATGCATCCTTGGTTGCTCTTCATGCAACTTCACagtaa
- the LOC130985226 gene encoding ABC transporter B family member 9-like isoform X2, with protein sequence MGKMATLGQAAYAEAGNVVEQTVGAIRTVQSYNGEKQAVDKYDSKLQIAYKATAKQGLASGTGFGCMLFVVFATYGLAVWYGGKLIITKGYSGGKVVNVIMSIMTGGIAIGQAFPCVSSFASGQAAAYKMFETINRKPKIDAGCSGIVLEDIKGEIELKDVYFRYPARPEVQIFRGFSIFIPSGKTAALVGQSGSGKSTVISLVERFYDPEAGEVLIDGVNLKQLKLKWIRGKIGLVSQEPILFATSMKDNILYGKEDATVEEVRRAIQLANAANFIDKLPQGLDTMVGEHGTQLSGGQKQRIAIARAILKDPKILLLDEATSALDAESERVVQEALDNVMTNRTTVVVAHRLTTIRNADMIAVVHLGKLVEQGTHDELMKDPEGAYTQLVRMQERAKETETSSSQEESPQVLERSLSRSERSLSRSDSQRLSMRKSTSNDSSRHSFSLYGVPNFDMRGIQPIEDDGEEPDADKLRKRKKVSIRRLAAMNKPEVPYLILGCVGAGVQGLVFPMFGLLLSTAIRIFFEPPNQLSKDSKFWALMMVVLGLSTLLALPVQNYFFGVAGGKLIQRIRSMSFKKVVHQEISWFDDPANSSGAIGARLSSDASTVRSLVGDALGLIAQNISTCIAGLVIAFTANWLLAIIILAALPFVGLQGFIQMKFYKGFSADAKVMYEEASQIANDAVSSIRTVASFSSEDKVMKMYEEKCEAPLNEGIKLGCFSGMGFGVGSLALYCAQAFCFYMGSILIEKNKASFGEVFKVFFALTMSATGISQASATAPDVNKVKDSAASIFELLDSKPKIDSSKEEGTTLASVRGEIELVHVSFKYPTRPDIPIFRDLCLSIPSGKSVALVGESGSGKSTVISLIERFYNPDSGQIFLDGVELRKFKLSWLRHQMGLVSQEPVLFNDTIRANIAYGKKGDVTEEEIINATKAANAHNFISGLPNGYDTTVGERGVQLSGGQKQRIAISRAILKDPRILLLDEATSALDTESERIVQDALDRVMVNRTTVVVAHRLTTIMGADIIAVVKNGVISEKGKHDVLMKIKGGVYASLVALHATSQ encoded by the exons ATGGGGAAGATGGCAACCCTCGGACAAGCTGCTTATGCCGAGGCTGGAAATGTAGTTGAACAAACAGTTGGAGCAATTAGGACG GTTCAATCCTACAATGGCGAGAAACAAGCAGTGGATAAGTATGACAGTAAACTGCAGATTGCTTATAAGGCTACTGCGAAACAAGGGCTAGCTTCGGGCACCGGATTTGGTTGCATGTTATTCGTTGTCTTTGCCACATATGGACTTGCAGTTTGGTATGGAGGCAAACTGATAATAACCAAAGGATACAGTGGAGGGAAAGTTGTGAATGTTATCATGTCCATCATGACAGGAGGAAT AGCAATTGGTCAGGCTTTTCCGTGTGTAAGTTCCTTTGCATCAGGTCAAGCTGCTGCGTACAAGATGTTTGAGACCATCAACCGTAAACCAAAAATCGATGCTGGATGTAGTGGGATTGTTTTGGAAGATATCAAAGGTGAAATCGAGCTCAAAGATGTATATTTCAGATATCCAGCAAGGCCAGAAGTTCAGATATTTCGAGGATTCTCAATATTCATACCGAGTGGGAAGACAGCTGCATTGGTTGGACAGAGTGGAAGTGGAAAATCAACGGTGATTAGCTTGGTGGAGAGGTTTTATGATCCTGAAGCTGGAGAAGTACTGATTGATGGGGTTAACTTGAAGCAGTTGAAGTTGAAATGGATCAGAGGGAAGATTGGACTTGTGAGCCAGGAACCTATCTTGTTTGCTACCTCCATGAAGGACAACATACTATACGGAAAGGAAGATGCAACTGTTGAAGAAGTAAGAAGGGCCATTCAGCTTGCTAATGCTGCTAACTTCATTGACAAGTTACCA CAGGGTCTTGATACGATGGTGGGTGAACATGGCACCCAGTTGTCTGGAGGTCAGAAACAGAGGATTGCAATTGCTCGGGCCATCCTGAAAGATCCCAAAATTCTCCTTCTTGATGAAGCAACAAGTGCTCTGGATGCCGAATCAGAACGAGTAGTTCAGGAAGCACTTGACAATGTCATGACAAACCGTACAACGGTGGTGGTTGCACATCGTTTGACAACCATTAGGAATGCTGATATGATAGCCGTTGTGCATCTCGGGAAACTGGTAGAGCAAG GCACACATGATGAACTGATGAAAGATCCTGAGGGAGCTTATACGCAGCTTGTTCGCATGCAAGAACGGGCCAAAGAGACTGAAACTAGTTCTAGTCAAGAAGAGTCCCCTCAAGTCTTGGAGAGAAGCTTGAGCAGATCTGAGAGAAGCTTGAGCAGATCTGACAGCCAGAGACTTTCCATGCGCAAATCCACAAGCAATGACTCATCAAGGCATTCATTCTCACTTTACGGTGTTCCTAATTTTGACATGCGCGGGATCCAACCTATAGAAGACGACGGGGAGGAACCTGATGCAGACAAGTTGAGGAAACGCAAGAAAGTTTCTATCAGACGGCTAGCAGCAATGAACAAACCCGAAGTGCCATATTTGATACTTGGATGTGTAGGTGCAGGAGTGCAAGGTTTGGTTTTCCCAATGTTTGGGCTTTTGCTGTCAACAGCTATCAGAATTTTCTTCGAACCTCCGAATCAGCTCAGTAAGGATTCCAAATTCTGGGCACTTATGATGGTTGTGCTAGGCCTCAGTACTCTGCTGGCCCTTCCTGTACAGAATTACTTCTTCGGAGTTGCAGGTGGGAAGTTGATTCAAAGGATTCGTTCTATGTCGTTCAAGAAGGTCGTTCACCAAGAGATCAGTTGGTTTGATGATCCTGCAAATTCAAG TGGAGCAATTGGAGCTCGATTATCAAGTGATGCCTCCACTGTTAGAAGCTTGGTGGGGGATGCTTTGGGACTAATCGCCCAAAATATATCCACTTGTATAGCAGGTCTCGTCATCGCCTTCACTGCTAACTGGTTGCTGGCCATCATAATCTTAGCCGCCCTGCCTTTTGTTGGTTTACAAGGATTCATTCAGATGAAATTCTACAAAGGCTTCTCTGCTGATGCCAAG GTTATGTATGAAGAGGCTAGTCAAATAGCAAATGATGCTGTTAGCAGTATCAGAACAGTGGCTTCGTTCAGCTCTGAGGACAAGGTGATGAAGATGTACGAGGAAAAATGCGAGGCTCCTCTGAATGAAGGAATCAAGCTCGGATGTTTTAGTGGTATGGGTTTTGGTGTTGGTTCGTTGGCACTTTATTGCGCGCAGGCGTTCTGTTTCTACATGGGATCTATTcttattgaaaaaaacaaagcATCATTTGGAGAAGTATTCAAG GTTTTCTTCGCCCTAACCATGTCCGCCACTGGAATTTCCCAAGCTAGTGCTACAGCTCCGGATGTCAACAAAGTTAAAGACTCTGCTGCCTCTATATTTGAGTTACTTGACAGCAAACCTAAGATTGATTCAAGCAAAGAGGAAGGTACAACATTGGCTAGTGTTCGTGGTGAGATTGAGCTTGTACACGTGAGTTTCAAGTATCCCACACGACCTGATATTCCAATCTTCAGAGATTTATGCCTATCCATACCTTCTGGCAAG TCAGTTGCTCTTGTTGGAGAGAGCGGCAGTGGGAAATCAACTGTCATCTCGCTGATAGAGAGGTTCTACAATCCTGACTCGGGCCAGATTTTCTTGGACGGAGTTGAACTTAGGAAATTCAAGCTGAGTTGGCTGAGGCATCAGATGGGGTTGGTGAGCCAGGAGCCCGTGCTGTTCAACGACACAATCCGAGCCAATATCGCCTATGGGAAGAAGGGAGACGTAACCGAAGAAGAGATCATTAATGCAACAAAAGCTGCCAATGCTCACAACTTCATCTCCGGATTGCCAAATGGCTATGACACAACTGTTGGCGAGAGAGGCGTGCAGTTATCAGGCGGTCAGAAGCAACGGATTGCCATTTCTCGAGCCATACTGAAAGACCCCAGGATCCTTCTCCTTGATGAGGCGACAAGCGCCCTGGACACTGAGTCGGAAAGGATAGTGCAGGACGCGTTAGACAGAGTGATGGTGAACAGAACGACGGTCGTGGTAGCCCATCGTCTGACGACAATAATGGGGGCGGATATCATTGCTGTCGTCAAGAACGGAGTGATTTCTGAGAAGGGAAAGCATGATGTGCTGATGAAGATTAAAGGTGGAGTATATGCATCCTTGGTTGCTCTTCATGCAACTTCACagtaa
- the LOC130985347 gene encoding oxoglutarate-dependent flavonoid 7-O-demethylase 1-like: protein MQKLLLSDSMDSELHRLYEACLDWGFFQLINHGVDAAPIAKMRSEMTAFFNLPPEEKDVFRQKEDDVEGYFLPLDQHMHAGFHFKCD, encoded by the exons ATGCAGAAGCTGCTCCTCTCAGATTCCATGGATTCCGAGCTTCACAGGCTGTACGAAGCTTGCCTAGATTGGGGTTTCTTCCAg TTGATCAACCACGGCGTGGATGCGGCGCCCATAGCCAAAATGAGGTCGGAAATGACGGCGTTCTTCAACCTCCCGCCGGAAGAGAAGGACGTATTCCGGCAGAAGGAAGACGACGTCGAAGGGTATTTCCTACCACTTGATCAACACATGCACGCAGGGTTTCATTTTAAATGTGACTAG